A genomic stretch from Aedes albopictus strain Foshan chromosome 2, AalbF5, whole genome shotgun sequence includes:
- the LOC109404201 gene encoding uncharacterized protein LOC109404201 isoform X9 — protein sequence MATQTIPTTPQPSRSAATNPQLKSLVYSKYRELLGSYNGKANEILQSYPAYMVKEDKGFDFIDNYGGPPQSTIGSSARRIQAQLPAEPPACVQNAMMRRDKQPFTYTPGGIDLSQIKSPRMAKRISRNAQSEGVSNQPKVSPLAQNNNTSNSSSSQQAVSPAATLGAAAMGMPFQVFPTGPPAPPPPPPPSVAKKPAQGHTNGNSAPAPPPPPPPVLPVEKKTPVPQSFEPPPMGCRPEIKIPPNPMSNLRKAPRPQPKNDFWIEEYRNERRNDMPNPVQQMPVYSTREADEEAPPSPPKLAPIPKPQQSPQPSTTPVSRPQTIELPPPTQPAISQTHYIQLQNPVAKVTPQPIVHQAPPPNTMPTARSYQQTPVYVQNQMYSPQPAASQKQERIIPIQIEQSPIKTPATAPSFAPPPYYSPGPQYNAVQSPLTVGYPGPHSGFTTPTAMFTNPNHFVNQGYNNINYPPASPQHPMYQQHHQQYQQQPPSVQQQQQHQQMMHQQRMQQQTPTQQPGGVRIIPIKVENNDNGATATTVRGPLSQTPAIIQSGDHRYIIHDIPLEAKLRFLKNRLSDPRSHANPQTWNGNSAPNQSRSFRVLQQLTDTMEDAESRSAEQQQPSSNVEGAEGQLRRMQLSKDDKALMNRVKNQVDGEVYLHNEEDPRYRGAAIPSKAFRYLQNMTDGGQAPNSNSAGSNRTNQMFVQNRGNVSESEDETAQQYVPPSEQRVEEPKKYTGSAIPSRSFKMLQAMTQSDAPADTNSSDIEGNQNLPCNGEIRYSPYPYPHQPHYCCNPNWHYYDPNNPQYYPHPPPPSPHHVPGYYYPPPPLPPPHAQYDRNSYYAGYMSPHHFYYPQEPCSPCTPPPYYQIGQPQIAYCENVVPESPTHSYVITTPPPRLIVTPIHDSADSDVESILSDLNSPIHPLTRSQSSLQHLSERLANFSASPEKIFPNESESLVRCSPSSPLNERYRTFEESTSSAPSSQSECSDSEEEDRQKLAQTPVAVIPKEPVQNGTNGDEEHGKQEEDDTTDESEDETTVGYDTSPQEHLPHQLSVIFEEESVYSNSANTSRRASVCSNSSTLSDCSSTLANDLDDDDRNIHEFNGGQIEHGNHTDDDIDRLDDEECGSTDETEIMSKETSTTADEPKICSMEPEHDTETESEEESTTEDEEEDGEDESDSTDKEEEETTPAEDTAVLTVSSTNDEEDTHESEEETSEAEETETESDEEESEDEAMNSDVTVTITIPSMSSKSLNECAKESSPIHDKDDEPKPTFTVDYEEDSNVSVSVSLPFKTKPSVSEEPSEEVENCNDLGKQDDPEAEKEDEDEEIDFWSQIGEEDEMSRPSRSYSRDFWSSREASVDRDGEWNQENDDETNDDGDTDFWSSENGPTEAIDLWKKDPIVETFLDRQKNENTKDSIDFWQSENERMFNNFYSEQSQEQEEAGKDCALMDENNNSSTWEKLGNLSDTECNATDDKNNDKVVEEIEAPPKDSDSEEEETETESSEEESEDDSEEYETTNTSKEESDAEENGIQNETKSSPAVAESKLPEIVLKKAPVAEKTDHKCNEILSAINTITKEDDKKLSVRDRISIFENQTSAPQLEVPLRQKPSDSSNRSRPSSMLKMSAEESEMEDDSGMTSDVSKPISEVETDSECFPEMRKMTRYQRAATHSRLFKLLQDESNNGDSDDEEAERLASIEYTEVPAASEERIEDHPRHSSLSKYNGSSFDDSSSTSNTASDRRDRLSLPIRHQSSSGIESMSSSTSSASPVSGITNEKLAEELVQSLLMKKKGRLFRNLPLEKLHAAAMKILQEDLESNGTLSSIEDNILTVDSTPALTPQEFKSEYQNSYADYYDTWNESNGKNSPSEYGGLEPVSSKAFRSLQDSTTRKSNSWSPRCPRVLSNKSISRLADVRETDASEPSTYPRSRPLSRASNQSPYPTFSGPIEESPSGSRSIYKQSKLSHF from the exons CTATGGCGGCCCACCACAATCCACAATCGGCAGCTCGGCACGGCGGATACAGGCACAGCTGCCGGCTGAGCCACCGGCCTGCGTTCAAAATGCCATGATGCGACGCGATAAGCAACCCTTCACATACACCCCTGGAGGTATTGACCTCTCGCAGATCAAGTCGCCCCGCATGGCCAAACGGATATCACGGAACGCCCAGTCGGAAGGTGTGAGTAATCAGCCAAAAGTCTCCCCATTAGCACAG AATAATAACACTAGCAATAGTAGTAGTAGTCAACAAGCAGTGTCTCCTGCGGCGACTCTAGGAGCTGCCGCCATGGGTATGCCTTTTCAGGTATTTCCCACAGGGCCGCCAGCTCCTCCCCCTCCACCTCCACCGAGTGTGGCCAAAAAGCCAGCGCAAGGACACACCAATGGCAACAGTGCACCTGCGCCGCCTCCTCCACCACCTCCAGTTCTTCCGGTTGAGAAAAAGACTCCAGTACCACAATCATTCGAACCGCCTCCAATGGGGTGTAGGCCAGAAATCAAAATCCCACCAAATCCCATGTCTAATCTTCGAAAAGCGCCACGACCTCAACCGAAGAACGATTTCTGGATAGAGGAGTACCGAAATGAAAGGCGGAATGATATGCCAAACCCTGTCCAACAGATGCCTGTGTACAGTACGCGAGAGGCCGACGAAGAAG CTCCACCAAGTCCGCCGAAACTTGCTCCTATACCAAAACCGCAGCAATCCCCTCAACCCAGTACTACACCAGTTAGCAGACCACAGACAATCGAATTGCCACCTCCCACACAGCCAGCAATCTCACAAACACATTACATACAGCTGCAAAACCCTGTGGCCAAGGTGACACCTCAACCAATTGTACATCAGGCTCCACCACCAAACACCATGCCAACAGCGCGGAGCTATCAACAGACACCGGTGTATGTGCAGAACCAGATGTACTCTCCGCAGCCGGCGGCATCCCAAAAG CAGGAACGTATTATACCGATACAAATCGAGCAATCACCCATCAAAACGCCGGCTACAGCACCAAGTTTTGCACCCCCACCGTACTACAGTCCAGGACCACAGTACAATGCCGTTCAATCGCCACTAACAGTTGGTTATCCAGGTCCACACAGTG GCTTCACAACTCCGACCGCAATGTTTACCAACCCAAACCACTTCGTCAACCAGGGCTACAACAACATCAACTACCCACCAGCGTCTCCTCAGCACCCCATGTATCAACAGCATCACCAGCAATATCAACAGCAACCGCCTTCGgtgcaacaacagcaacagcatcaGCAAATGATGCACCAACAACGAATGCAGCAGCAGACCCCTACACAGCAACCCGGAGGAGTTCGGATCATACCAATCAAGGTCGAAAACAACGACAACGGTGCTACGGCAACTACTGTGCGTGGGCCCTTATCTCAAACGCCAGCAATCATTCAAAG CGGTGACCATAGATATATCATTCACGACATCCCGCTAGAAGCCAAGCTTCGTTTCCTTAAAAATAGACTCAG tgatccgcgAAGCCATGCCAATCCACAGACCTGGAATGGCAACAGTGCGCCCAATCAGTCCCGATCGTTCAGGGTACTGCAGCAGCTTACCGACACCATGGAGGATGCGGAATCCAGGTCGGCGGAACAGCAACAGCCCAGCAGCAACGTCGAAGGAGCGGAGGGTCAACTTCGTCGGATGCAGCTGAGCAAAGACGACAAGGCGCTGATGAATCGAGTGAAAAACCAAG TTGATGGAGAGGTGTATCTCCACAACGAGGAAGATCCCCGCTATCGCGGTGCAGCAATACCCTCGAAGGCGTTCAGGTATCTGCAGAATATGACCGATGGCGGTCAGGCTCCGAATTCAAACAGTGCCG GCTCCAACCGTACCAATCAAATGTTTGTGCAAAATCGTGGCAACGTCAGTGAGTCAG AGGATGAAACAGCACAGCAATATGTTCCACCAAGTGAGCAAAGAGTGGAGGAACCGAAAAAATACACTGGAAGTGCTATACCAAGCCGATCGTTCAAGATGCTTCAAGCAATGACCCAATCAGATGCCCCCG CCGATACGAATTCCTCTGACATAGAAGGTAATCAAAATTTACCATGCAACGGCGAAATCCGATATTCACCCTATCCTTATCCGCATCAACCACACTACTGTTGTAATCCAAATTGGCACTACTATGACCCCAACAATCCCCAATACTATCCTCATCCGCCTCCACCATCACCGCATCATGTCCCTGGATATTACTATCCTCCTCCTCCTCTGCCACCGCCACACGCCCAGTATGACCGGAACTCGTACTACGCGGGCTATATGTCACCACATCACTTCTACTACCCACAAGAACCATGCTCACCCTGTACGCCACCACCGTACTATCAGATTGGCCAACCGCAGATTGCTTACTGTGAAAATGTCGTTCCTGAATCACCCACGCACTCCTACGTCATTACAACACCACCCCCACGACTCATAGTCACCCCAATACATGATTCAGCAGACTCAGACGTTGAATCCATTCTGAGCGACCTCAACAGCCCAATACATCCATTGACCCGTTCCCAAAGCAGCCTGCAGCATCTATCGGAACGCCTTGCCAACTTTAGCGCATCACCGGAGAAAATTTTCCCCAACGAATCGGAATCTTTGGTACGCTGCTCACCTAGCAGTCCGCTTAACGAAAGGTACCGTACCTTTGAAGAAAGTACCTCTTCGGCACCTTCCTCTCAGTCTGAATGTTCAGACTCGGAAGAGGAAGATCGCCAAAAGCTGGCACAGACTCCTGTAGCTGTCATACCAAAGGAACCAGTACAAAATGGCACCAATGGTGACGAAGAGCACGGTAAACAAGAAGAAGATGACACTACTGACGAGAGTGAAGATGAAACTACGGTAGGTTACGATACCAGCCCACAGGAGCATCTACCGCATCAGTTGAGTGTCATTTTCGAAGAGGAAAGCGTCTATTCGAATTCGGCCAACACAAGTCGCAGGGCGAGTGTTTGCAGTAATAGTTCAACACTAAGCGACTGTTCATCCACATTGGCCAATGACTTGGATGACGATGATAGGAATATACACGAATTCAATGGAGGGCAAATTGAGCACGGCAATCACACGGACGATGACATCGATCGCTTGGATGATGAAGAATGTGGCTCAACTGATGAAACAGAGATAATGTCGAAGGAAACCTCGACAACCGCAGATGAACCAAAGATCTGTAGCATGGAGCCGGAACATGATACTGAAACGGAATCAGAAGAAGAATCAACGACAGAAGATGAGGAGGAGGATGGTGAAGATGAGAGCGATTCTACGGACAAGGAAGAGGAAGAAACTACACCAGCAGAAGATACGGCTGTTTTGACTGTATCGTCAACGAACGATGAAGAGGACACACATGAGAGCGAAGAAGAAACCAGTGAAGCCGAAGAAACTGAAACAGAGTCGGATGAAGAAGAATCAGAAGATGAGGCAATGAATTCGGATGTCACTGTTACCATTACCATACCTTCCATGAGCAGCAAATCTTTGAATGAGTGTGCCAAAGAAAGCAGCCCAATACACGACAAAGATGATGAACCCAAACCGACATTTACTGTAGATTATGAGGAAGACTCAAATGTTTCGGTTTCTGTTTCGCTACCATTCAAAACAAAACCATCGGTAAGTGAGGAACCTAGCGAAGAAGTCGAAAATTGTAATGATCTTGGCAAGCAAGATGACCCAGAAGCTGAAAAGGAGGATGAGGACGAGGAAATTGATTTTTGGAGCCAGATAGGCGAGGAAGATGAAATGAGTCGACCAAGCCGGTCCTACTCAAGAGATTTTTGGAGTAGTCGAGAAGCTAGTGTTGATCGAGACGGCGAATGGAACCAGGAAAACGATGATGAAACTAATGACGATGGAGATACTGATTTTTGGAGTAGTGAAAATGGTCCTACTGAAGCAATAGATTTGTGGAAGAAAGACCCAATCGTAGAAACCTTTTTGGATCGACAGAAGAACGAAAACACAAAAGATTCGATTGATTTTTGGCAAAGCGAAAACGAAAGAATGTTCAACAATTTTTATAGCGAGCAAAGCCAGGAACAAGAGGAAGCTGGAAAAGACTGTGCACTTATGGATGAGAATAACAATTCTAGTACCTGGGAAAAATTAGGAAATTTGTCGGACACCGAATGCAATGCCACTgatgataaaaataatgataaagTCGTGGAAGAAATAGAAGCTCCACCGAAGGATTCGGACTCGGAGGAAGAAGAGACTGAAACAGAAAGCTCTGAAGAGGAGAGCGAAGACGACAGCGAAGAGTATGAAACAACGAACACGTCAAAGGAAGAATCGGACGCTGAAGAGAACGGAATTCAAAATGAAACCAAGAGTAGCCCAGCTGTCGCGGAATCCAAGCTTCCCGAAATTGTGTTGAAGAAAGCACCTGTAGCGGAGAAAACCGACCacaaatgtaatgaaattttgagcgcaaTCAATACAATAACCAAAGAAGATGATAAAAAACTGTCCGTTCGAGACAGGATATCAATATTTGAAAACCAAACTTCTGCACCACAGCTAGAAGTACCTTTACGGCAGAAACCATCCGATTCAAGTAATCGATCGAGACCATCTTCGATGCTAAAAATGTCTGCTGAGGAATCCGAGATGGAAGACGACTCCGGTATGACATCAGACGTGAGCAAACCTATTTCAGAAGTGGAAACAGACTCCGAATGTTTCCCAGAGATGCGCAAAATGACCCGTTACCAACGAGCAGCAACACATTCCAGATTGTTCAAGCTTTTGCAGGACGAAAGTAATAACGGTGATAGTGACGACGAGGAGGCTGAGAGGTTAGCATCGATTGAATATACGGAGGTGCCAGCAGCAAGTGAGGAGCGCATAGAGGACCACCCACGCCATTCAAGTTTGAGCAAATATAATGGATCATCGTTTGATGATAGTTCCAGCACATCAAACACTGCCAGCGATCGCAGAGATCGTCTATCACTGCCTATCAGACATCAATCATCATCGGGTATTGAAAGTATGTCTTCTTCGACCTCATCTGCATCTCCTGTATCAGGAATCACCAATGAGAAACTTGCGGAAGAATTAGTACAAAGTTTATTGATGAAGAAGAAAGGCAGACTATTTCGCAATTTGCCACTGGAAAAGCTTCACGCAGCTGCTATGAAAATCTTGCAGGAAGATTTGGAATCCAATGGCACCTTGAGTTCCATTGAAGACAATATTTTAACCGTAGATTCTACACCAGCCTTAACGCCACAAGAGTTCAAATCGGAATACCAGAACTCGTATGCCGATTACTACGACACGTGGAATGAATCCAATGGTAAGAATTCACCTTCGGAATACGGTGGGCTTGAACCAGTATCATCAAAAGCTTTCCGTAGTCTGCAAGATTCAACGACGCGAAAGTCTAACAGCTGGTCTCCGCGTTGCCCTCGAGTATTGAGCAACAAAAGTATATCCCGGCTGGCCGATGTACGAGAAACCGATGCTTCCGAGCCCAGTACTTATCCCCGCTCACGTCCACTATCACGTGCATCCAATCAGTCTCCCTATCCTACATTTTCCGGACCGATAGAGGAATCCCCATCCGGATCGAGGAGTATATATAAACAATCCAAACTCAGCCATTTTTGA